The following are encoded in a window of Brevibacillus ruminantium genomic DNA:
- the upp gene encoding uracil phosphoribosyltransferase codes for MSRVYVLDHPLIQHKVTFIRDKNTGTKEFRELVDEVATLMAYEITRDMPLEETTIETPVSTCTSRVIAGKKVGLIPILRAGLGMVDGILQLIPAAKVGHVGLYRDPDTLQPVEYYVKLPTDIADRELIVIDPMLATGGSAAAAIDALKKRGAKSMKLMCLIAAPEGIKVVQEEHPDVDIYVAAIDEYLNDHGYIVPGLGDAGDRLFGTK; via the coding sequence ATGAGCCGCGTTTACGTGTTAGATCATCCGCTGATTCAGCATAAGGTTACATTCATCCGCGACAAAAACACGGGAACCAAAGAATTCCGCGAGTTGGTGGACGAAGTAGCCACCCTGATGGCTTACGAGATCACCCGAGACATGCCTCTGGAGGAGACAACCATTGAGACACCGGTGTCTACGTGCACGTCACGAGTGATTGCCGGCAAAAAAGTAGGATTGATTCCGATTCTTCGTGCAGGTTTGGGAATGGTGGACGGCATTTTGCAACTGATCCCGGCTGCCAAGGTCGGCCATGTGGGGCTGTATCGCGATCCAGACACACTCCAACCAGTAGAGTATTACGTCAAGCTGCCTACCGATATTGCAGATCGTGAGCTGATCGTGATTGACCCGATGCTCGCGACAGGAGGATCGGCTGCAGCAGCCATCGATGCACTGAAAAAGCGCGGGGCAAAAAGCATGAAGCTGATGTGCCTGATCGCTGCGCCGGAAGGTATCAAAGTCGTACAGGAAGAGCATCCTGACGTCGATATCTATGTGGCAGCCATTGATGAGTATCTGAACGACCACGGTTACATAGTTCCGGGTTTGGGAGATGCCGGCGACCGACTGTTTGGAACGAAGTAG
- a CDS encoding serine hydroxymethyltransferase: MLEFLRKQDPQVAEAVNLELGRQRDKIELIASENFVSRAVMEAMGTVLTNKYAEGYPGRRYYGGCEYVDIVENIARDRIKELFGAEHANVQPHSGAQANMAVYFTILQPGDTVLGMNLSHGGHLTHGSPVNFSGTLYNFVEYGVDEQSHRINYEDVRAKALEHKPKLIVAGASAYPRTIDFAKFREIADEVGAYFMVDMAHIAGLVAAGLHPNPVPHAHFVTTTTHKTLRGPRGGLILCKEEFAKAIDKSVFPGVQGGPLMHVIAAKAVAFGEALEPAFKQYAQQIINNAHAFAEALQAEGLTLVSGGTDNHLVLLDVRNLGLTGKVAEHLLDEVNITTNKNTIPYDPESPFVTSGVRMGTPAVTSRGFDAEAMKEVAAIIALTLKNPEDAAKHEEARNRVAALCERFPMYEGLTV, encoded by the coding sequence TAGCGGAAGCAGTGAATCTTGAGTTAGGCAGACAGCGTGACAAAATCGAACTGATCGCTTCTGAAAACTTTGTCAGCCGTGCTGTTATGGAAGCAATGGGGACGGTCCTGACGAACAAATACGCGGAAGGCTATCCAGGCCGTCGCTATTACGGCGGTTGTGAATATGTAGATATCGTGGAGAATATCGCACGCGACCGCATCAAAGAGCTGTTTGGTGCCGAGCATGCCAACGTACAGCCGCACTCTGGCGCGCAAGCCAACATGGCCGTTTACTTTACGATTTTGCAGCCAGGTGATACCGTACTCGGAATGAATCTCTCCCATGGCGGTCACTTGACGCATGGAAGCCCGGTTAACTTTTCCGGAACGCTCTACAACTTCGTTGAATACGGAGTGGACGAGCAGTCTCACCGAATCAACTACGAAGACGTTCGTGCCAAAGCGCTGGAGCACAAGCCCAAGCTGATCGTAGCGGGAGCAAGCGCATACCCGCGCACGATTGATTTCGCGAAATTCCGTGAAATCGCAGATGAAGTGGGCGCGTACTTCATGGTCGACATGGCCCACATCGCCGGTCTGGTAGCCGCTGGGCTGCATCCGAATCCGGTGCCGCATGCGCACTTCGTTACCACGACGACCCACAAGACATTGCGTGGTCCTCGCGGCGGTCTGATTCTCTGCAAAGAAGAGTTCGCCAAGGCGATCGACAAATCTGTATTCCCTGGTGTCCAGGGCGGTCCGCTGATGCACGTCATCGCCGCAAAAGCCGTCGCGTTTGGTGAAGCGCTGGAGCCTGCCTTCAAGCAGTACGCGCAGCAAATCATCAACAATGCTCATGCCTTTGCAGAAGCGCTGCAAGCAGAAGGGCTCACTCTGGTGTCCGGCGGAACCGACAACCACCTGGTTCTGCTCGATGTTCGCAATCTCGGATTGACCGGAAAAGTGGCCGAACACTTGCTGGATGAAGTGAATATCACCACCAATAAAAATACAATCCCGTACGATCCGGAAAGCCCGTTTGTCACCAGTGGCGTTCGAATGGGGACACCAGCTGTGACCAGCCGCGGCTTCGATGCAGAAGCGATGAAGGAAGTAGCTGCGATCATCGCGCTCACGCTGAAAAACCCAGAGGATGCCGCGAAGCATGAGGAAGCCAGAAACCGCGTGGCTGCACTCTGCGAGCGCTTCCCGATGTACGAAGGACTGACTGTGTAA